From a region of the Enterobacter cancerogenus genome:
- a CDS encoding UbiD family decarboxylase, with translation MEKPVNDLRSAIALLQRHEGQYIETDHPVDPNAELAGIYRHIGAGGTVKRPTRIGPAMMFNSIKGYPDSRILVGMHASRERAALLLGCEPSELAKHVGQAVKKPIAPVVVPAAQAPCQEQVFYADDPDFDLRKLLPAPTNTPIDAGPFFCLGLVLASDPEDASLTDVTIHRLCVQERDELSMFLAAGRHIEVFRQKAEAAGKPLPVTINMGLDPAIYIGACFEAPTTPFGYNELGVAGALRQHPVELVQGVSVNAKAIARAEIIIEGELLPGVRVREDQHTHTGHAMPEFPGYCGEANPSLPVIKVKAVTMRHQAILQTLVGPGEEHTTLAGLPTEASIRNAVEEAIPGFLQNVYAHTAGGGKFLGILQVKKRQPSDEGRQGQAALIALATYSELKNIILVDEDVDIFDSDDILWAMTTRMQGDVSITHLPGIRGHQLDPSQTPDYSTSIRGNGITCKTIFDCTVPWALKSRFERAPFMEVDPRPWAPDLFKS, from the coding sequence ATGGAAAAGCCAGTCAACGATCTCAGAAGCGCCATCGCATTACTGCAACGCCACGAGGGGCAATATATTGAAACCGACCATCCGGTTGACCCCAACGCCGAACTGGCGGGCATCTATCGCCACATTGGCGCAGGCGGCACGGTAAAACGCCCTACGCGCATTGGCCCGGCAATGATGTTCAACAGCATCAAGGGCTACCCGGATTCCCGCATTCTGGTGGGGATGCATGCCAGCCGGGAAAGAGCGGCGCTGCTGTTAGGGTGTGAACCCTCCGAACTGGCGAAACACGTAGGCCAGGCGGTAAAAAAACCGATTGCCCCGGTCGTCGTCCCGGCAGCCCAGGCACCGTGTCAGGAGCAGGTATTTTACGCTGACGATCCTGATTTCGATCTCCGCAAGCTGCTGCCTGCGCCCACCAACACGCCGATTGATGCCGGTCCGTTTTTCTGCCTTGGGCTGGTGCTGGCAAGCGATCCGGAAGACGCTTCGCTGACCGACGTGACCATTCACCGTCTTTGCGTGCAGGAGCGCGATGAGCTTTCGATGTTCCTTGCCGCCGGGCGACACATTGAGGTCTTTCGTCAGAAAGCCGAAGCGGCCGGTAAGCCGTTGCCGGTCACCATCAATATGGGGCTGGATCCGGCTATCTATATTGGCGCGTGCTTTGAGGCACCGACCACGCCGTTTGGCTATAACGAACTGGGCGTGGCGGGCGCGTTACGCCAACATCCGGTTGAGCTGGTCCAGGGCGTGTCCGTTAATGCAAAAGCCATTGCTCGCGCCGAGATCATCATTGAAGGCGAACTGTTGCCGGGCGTGCGCGTCAGGGAAGATCAGCATACCCATACCGGCCATGCGATGCCGGAATTCCCCGGCTACTGCGGTGAAGCGAATCCCTCCCTGCCGGTCATCAAGGTTAAAGCAGTGACCATGCGCCATCAGGCCATCCTGCAAACGCTGGTCGGCCCCGGGGAAGAACATACCACGCTTGCCGGTCTGCCTACCGAAGCCAGCATCCGTAACGCCGTGGAAGAGGCCATTCCGGGCTTTCTGCAAAACGTCTATGCGCACACCGCGGGCGGCGGGAAATTCCTCGGTATTTTACAGGTGAAAAAACGTCAGCCCTCGGACGAGGGGCGTCAGGGTCAGGCGGCGCTGATCGCGTTAGCCACCTACTCTGAGCTTAAAAATATTATTCTCGTGGATGAGGACGTGGATATTTTCGACAGCGATGACATTCTGTGGGCCATGACGACCCGGATGCAGGGCGACGTCAGCATCACTCATCTGCCCGGCATTCGCGGACACCAGCTGGATCCGTCTCAGACCCCCGACTACAGCACCTCGATCCGTGGCAACGGCATTACCTGCAAGACGATATTTGACTGCACGGTCCCCTGGGCGCTGAAATCCCGGTTCGAGCGTGCACCGTTTATGGAGGTTGATCCGCGCCCATGGGCGCCCGATCTGTTTAAATCCTGA
- a CDS encoding LysR substrate-binding domain-containing protein, protein MQFRLMRHFITVAEELHMHRAAERLNMAQPALSQQIKSLETQLGVTLFSRANRRLTLTPAGEAFLTKARLAIAMTEQAILDARQTARGEQGILNLGCVSSAMFEAKLPAVLRHFHARWPNVTLSMTTGNVQNLYASIQRNDLDVAIVRAPLPALPDDLQSIHFAGEKSILALYSEHPLATSAALTLASLKGEKWIALRDPQGMGLEQYFNDVCAGAGIQPSVVQQASDVPTVVSLVSAGFGIALLPASARTLRVENVVYIDILDRIKESELTLICHRFIRSEVLKKFLTTLAQA, encoded by the coding sequence ATGCAATTTCGTTTGATGCGTCATTTCATTACGGTGGCTGAAGAGCTGCACATGCACCGGGCCGCAGAACGCCTGAACATGGCGCAACCGGCGCTCAGCCAGCAGATTAAGTCCCTTGAGACGCAACTGGGCGTCACGCTCTTTAGCCGGGCTAACCGGCGGCTGACGCTTACGCCCGCCGGGGAGGCCTTTCTGACCAAAGCTAGGCTGGCCATCGCCATGACAGAACAGGCCATTCTGGATGCCAGGCAAACCGCCAGAGGCGAGCAGGGCATACTGAACCTGGGGTGCGTCTCCAGCGCGATGTTCGAGGCGAAACTGCCTGCCGTGCTTCGTCATTTTCATGCGCGGTGGCCTAACGTCACGCTTTCCATGACGACCGGAAATGTGCAGAACCTTTATGCCTCAATTCAGCGTAACGATCTGGACGTGGCGATTGTCCGCGCGCCGCTGCCCGCGCTTCCTGACGATTTGCAGAGCATTCATTTTGCCGGGGAAAAAAGCATTCTGGCGTTGTACAGCGAACATCCGCTGGCAACGTCCGCTGCGCTGACGCTGGCATCGCTTAAAGGGGAGAAATGGATTGCCCTGCGCGATCCGCAGGGCATGGGGCTGGAGCAGTATTTCAATGATGTCTGTGCCGGAGCAGGGATCCAACCCAGCGTGGTTCAACAGGCGAGCGATGTGCCTACCGTGGTGAGCCTTGTGTCCGCGGGGTTTGGTATCGCCTTGCTTCCCGCATCAGCCAGGACGTTACGCGTTGAAAACGTGGTCTATATCGATATCCTCGATCGCATTAAAGAGAGCGAACTGACGCTGATTTGTCACCGTTTCATTCGCTCTGAAGTGCTGAAGAAATTCTTAACCACGCTTGCTCAGGCGTAA
- a CDS encoding SDR family oxidoreductase: MTTGTNPTLHYPRPPFVEQPQQAPGLASEMKPIPDHGETSYIGSGKLEGKKALITGGDSGIGRAVAIAYAREGADVAIGYLPEEESDAASVIALIQAEGRKAVAIPGDIRVESFCDTLVEKAVAELGGLDILVNNAGRQQYCESIEDLTTADFDATFKTNVYAPFWITKAALRHLKEGAVIINTSSVQAFKPSEILVDYAQTKACNVAFTKSLAKQLGPRGIRVNAVAPGPYWTPLQSSGGQPQSKVQSFGKDTPLGRPGQPVEIAPLYVLFASDTCSYASGQVWCSDGGTGVA, from the coding sequence ATGACGACAGGAACTAACCCCACTTTGCATTACCCTCGCCCGCCATTTGTGGAACAGCCACAGCAGGCCCCCGGACTGGCATCAGAAATGAAGCCTATTCCGGATCATGGTGAAACCAGCTATATCGGTTCAGGCAAACTGGAAGGTAAAAAAGCCCTCATCACCGGCGGTGACTCTGGTATCGGGCGCGCGGTGGCTATCGCCTATGCGCGTGAAGGTGCTGACGTCGCGATTGGCTACCTTCCTGAGGAAGAGTCCGACGCAGCGTCGGTGATTGCCCTGATTCAGGCAGAGGGTCGTAAAGCCGTCGCCATTCCGGGCGATATTCGCGTTGAGTCGTTCTGCGATACGCTGGTTGAAAAGGCCGTGGCGGAGCTGGGCGGGCTGGATATTCTGGTCAATAACGCAGGCCGTCAGCAGTACTGTGAATCGATTGAAGATCTCACCACCGCCGATTTTGACGCGACGTTCAAGACTAACGTTTACGCGCCGTTCTGGATCACCAAAGCCGCGCTGCGTCATCTAAAAGAGGGGGCGGTTATCATCAATACCTCTTCCGTTCAGGCCTTCAAACCGAGTGAGATTCTGGTGGATTATGCCCAGACCAAAGCCTGCAACGTGGCGTTTACTAAGTCTCTCGCTAAGCAGCTTGGGCCGCGCGGTATTCGGGTAAACGCCGTGGCGCCGGGTCCGTACTGGACACCCCTGCAGTCGAGCGGCGGCCAGCCTCAGTCTAAGGTTCAGTCTTTCGGCAAAGACACGCCGCTGGGGAGACCGGGCCAGCCTGTTGAAATCGCCCCGCTGTATGTCCTTTTTGCCTCGGATACCTGCTCCTATGCCTCTGGCCAGGTCTGGTGTTCGGACGGCGGCACGGGCGTAGCGTAA
- the treZ gene encoding malto-oligosyltrehalose trehalohydrolase codes for MEFRTFHTRWGAEFISSDVVRFRVWAEGQQDLTLRLTETDIPMVATGHGWFQVDVPDVKHGTEYQFVLQDGMAIPDPASRAQKGDVNGPSIVIDSGRYPHAHPDWKGRPWEETVIYELHIGTFTPQGTFLAAIDKLPYLVELGVTQLEVMPVSQFGGARGWGYDGVLLYAPHSAYGTPEDFHAFIDAAHGLGLSVVLDIVLNHFGPEGNYLPLLSHAFFDPERMTPWGNGIAYQTEAVRRYIVDAPLYWLTEYHLDGLRFDAIDQIHDPSETPVLEEIADRIREVIPDRHIHLTTEDSRNVIFLHPRDAQGETPRFTAEWNDDFHNAAHVFATGETHAYYQDFADRPEEKFARALAEGFVYQGEVSLQTGEPRGVDCRSQPPQFFVDFIQNHDQTGNRAQGERLITLAGPEKTRVLLAALLLSPHIPLLFMGEEFGETHPFLFFTDFNGDLAKAVREGRAKEFSGHSGHDETVPDPNDLNTFIRSKINWNNVATDEGKTWLRFTRHLLTLRHAHIVPLLRQGGTVEGTVVQTAPGMVAVSWRFPSGTLSLALNIAETSAALPDLPGETLFAWPEPGDALPPYSVVVRFAEGEASL; via the coding sequence ATGGAATTCAGGACATTTCACACACGCTGGGGCGCTGAGTTCATCTCCTCTGACGTCGTACGTTTTCGCGTCTGGGCTGAAGGACAACAGGATCTCACGCTGCGTCTTACGGAAACCGATATTCCCATGGTGGCGACAGGGCATGGCTGGTTCCAGGTCGACGTACCGGATGTGAAGCACGGGACAGAGTATCAGTTTGTTTTGCAGGACGGCATGGCCATTCCCGATCCCGCTTCGCGAGCCCAGAAAGGGGATGTTAACGGACCTTCCATTGTCATCGATTCGGGGCGTTATCCTCACGCTCACCCTGACTGGAAAGGACGCCCGTGGGAAGAGACGGTGATTTACGAACTTCATATCGGCACCTTTACCCCGCAGGGCACGTTCCTTGCGGCGATTGATAAACTGCCTTACCTGGTTGAACTGGGTGTTACGCAGCTTGAAGTGATGCCCGTCTCGCAGTTTGGCGGTGCGCGCGGCTGGGGATACGACGGCGTTTTACTGTATGCGCCGCACTCGGCCTACGGCACGCCGGAAGACTTCCACGCCTTTATCGATGCCGCGCACGGGCTGGGGTTGTCGGTAGTGCTGGATATCGTCCTTAACCACTTCGGCCCCGAAGGTAACTACCTGCCTTTGCTGTCGCACGCCTTTTTCGACCCGGAGCGCATGACGCCGTGGGGCAACGGTATTGCCTACCAGACCGAGGCGGTCAGGCGATACATTGTCGACGCGCCGCTTTACTGGCTGACTGAATATCATCTGGACGGTTTACGCTTTGATGCCATTGACCAGATCCACGACCCGTCTGAAACCCCTGTACTGGAAGAGATTGCCGACCGCATTCGGGAGGTGATTCCTGACCGGCATATTCATCTCACCACCGAAGACAGCCGCAACGTGATTTTTCTGCATCCCCGGGATGCGCAAGGCGAAACGCCACGCTTTACCGCCGAGTGGAACGATGATTTTCACAATGCCGCCCACGTTTTTGCGACCGGCGAAACGCATGCCTACTATCAGGACTTTGCGGATCGGCCTGAGGAAAAATTCGCCCGCGCGCTGGCGGAAGGGTTTGTCTACCAGGGCGAGGTATCTCTCCAGACCGGCGAACCGCGCGGCGTAGATTGCCGCAGCCAGCCGCCGCAGTTCTTCGTCGATTTTATTCAAAACCACGATCAAACCGGCAACCGCGCACAGGGAGAGCGGCTTATCACCCTGGCAGGGCCGGAAAAAACCCGCGTTCTGCTGGCCGCGCTGTTGCTTTCACCGCATATTCCGCTGCTGTTTATGGGCGAAGAGTTTGGCGAAACCCATCCGTTTTTGTTTTTCACCGACTTCAATGGCGACCTGGCGAAAGCCGTGCGGGAAGGGCGCGCCAAAGAGTTTTCTGGCCACTCGGGACATGATGAGACCGTCCCGGATCCGAACGATCTGAACACCTTTATTCGCTCAAAAATCAACTGGAATAACGTGGCGACGGATGAGGGCAAGACGTGGCTACGCTTTACGCGCCACCTGCTTACCCTGCGCCATGCTCATATCGTGCCGTTACTTCGCCAGGGCGGTACCGTTGAGGGCACCGTGGTGCAGACGGCTCCCGGCATGGTGGCGGTAAGCTGGCGCTTCCCGTCCGGGACGCTTTCTCTGGCGCTGAATATTGCAGAGACGTCCGCTGCATTGCCCGATCTTCCCGGCGAAACGCTGTTTGCCTGGCCTGAACCGGGCGACGCGTTGCCCCCGTACAGCGTCGTTGTCCGCTTTGCTGAAGGAGAAGCATCGTTATGA
- the treY gene encoding malto-oligosyltrehalose synthase, whose product MIPAATYRIQFRNGMTFDRVVELVPYFKDLGISHLYASPIFTATSGSTHGYDVTDPNEIDPAIGGREGFDRMAAALKQAGMGLILDIVPNHMSTSLENLWWRDVIEHGSQSRYAHYFDIDWSRPLTLPFLGDTFEAELEKGAITLQRDSVTDKASLVYYDAVYPLNPGTFSEDKSIAELHEAQSWRLMSWREAPKQLSWRRFFEITGLVGVRVEDDAVFDDTHRLILELVHAGIVDGLRIDHIDGLADPLGYLNRLREATGPDCYITVEKILAKGEQLPADWPVSGTTGYEFIASLAEVLVDDNSLERLEKIHEETLGTTVDRYAELRDAKGLMTDRNFEGEFTTLLTIATELAQHNGAEIPVEEIRHALRELLIAFPVYRTYGTAEGLTPSDVVLLNRVVASVNTSEPALSLIVHILTGDLPERDRDSATLFRTRFQQLTGPLMAKSVEDTLFFRNNLELALNEVGADPTPRTFSISRFHQEMRIRLARQPDALLGTSTHDTKRGEDTRARLYTLTEAPEQWGENLARWRKMNQTQVRFLNDGTAPNAADTWMIYQALAGVWPATLSPDDHDGLKSLETRFLGFIEKALREAKQRTDWIDSNESYENVVMDYVRHLLSPDNTVFLHDFSETLQPFIRAGLMNSLSQTAIKLTAPGVPDIYQGSEALNFSLVDPDNRREPDFATLVQDLSTLDASVFDHEQCWQDGRVKQYVTATLLRLRPHYSALFRYGDWLPLKVTGEREENLIAYARVKDGEALIVAVPRLVFNVTANEKLWTNTTVALPAELAGKRYRDLFTGESRLLQDTLDLTSETGCLVVLLTCE is encoded by the coding sequence ATGATCCCTGCCGCCACGTACCGTATTCAGTTTCGCAATGGCATGACCTTCGATCGCGTTGTCGAACTGGTGCCCTATTTTAAAGACCTCGGCATTAGCCACCTGTACGCCTCACCGATATTTACGGCGACGTCCGGCTCGACGCACGGCTATGACGTGACCGATCCCAACGAGATCGATCCGGCCATTGGCGGACGAGAAGGCTTTGACCGCATGGCGGCCGCGCTGAAACAGGCGGGCATGGGGCTGATTCTTGATATCGTCCCCAACCACATGTCGACCTCGCTGGAAAACCTCTGGTGGCGAGACGTGATCGAACATGGCAGCCAGAGCCGCTATGCGCACTACTTTGATATCGACTGGTCGCGCCCGCTCACGCTGCCGTTCTTGGGCGACACCTTTGAGGCCGAACTGGAGAAGGGTGCCATCACCTTACAGCGTGACAGTGTCACCGATAAGGCGTCGCTGGTGTATTACGATGCGGTATATCCGCTTAACCCCGGCACCTTCTCTGAAGATAAGAGCATTGCAGAGCTGCACGAGGCGCAGAGCTGGCGACTGATGTCCTGGCGCGAGGCACCCAAACAGCTCTCATGGCGACGCTTCTTTGAGATAACGGGGCTGGTGGGTGTCAGGGTGGAAGATGACGCGGTGTTTGACGACACGCATCGTCTGATCCTTGAGCTGGTTCACGCCGGTATCGTTGATGGCCTGCGCATTGACCATATCGACGGTCTTGCAGACCCGCTGGGGTATCTCAACCGTCTGCGTGAGGCGACCGGGCCAGACTGCTACATCACGGTGGAGAAAATACTGGCGAAAGGTGAACAACTGCCCGCTGACTGGCCGGTATCGGGCACCACCGGGTACGAGTTTATCGCCTCGCTGGCGGAGGTGCTGGTGGATGACAACAGCCTTGAGCGGCTGGAGAAAATCCACGAAGAGACGCTGGGCACGACGGTTGATCGATACGCAGAATTGCGGGATGCCAAAGGTCTGATGACCGATCGCAATTTCGAAGGCGAATTCACCACGCTGCTTACCATCGCAACGGAGCTTGCACAGCACAATGGCGCGGAGATCCCGGTTGAGGAGATCCGCCATGCCCTGCGCGAGCTGCTGATCGCGTTTCCTGTCTACCGTACCTACGGCACCGCAGAGGGCTTAACGCCGAGCGATGTCGTGCTGCTTAATCGCGTGGTTGCCAGCGTTAACACTTCGGAACCTGCGCTGAGTCTGATTGTGCACATTCTTACCGGCGACCTCCCGGAGCGCGACCGCGATTCCGCCACGCTGTTCAGAACCCGTTTCCAGCAGCTGACCGGCCCGCTGATGGCGAAATCCGTCGAAGACACGCTGTTCTTCAGGAACAACCTGGAGCTTGCCCTGAACGAGGTGGGGGCCGATCCCACGCCTCGCACTTTCTCGATATCGCGTTTTCATCAGGAAATGCGCATCCGTCTGGCCCGTCAGCCCGATGCGCTGCTTGGCACCTCAACCCACGATACCAAGCGTGGGGAAGATACGCGGGCGCGTCTTTACACCCTGACGGAAGCGCCTGAGCAGTGGGGAGAAAACCTGGCGCGCTGGCGAAAGATGAACCAGACCCAGGTGCGTTTCCTCAATGACGGCACCGCGCCGAACGCCGCGGATACCTGGATGATCTATCAGGCGCTGGCGGGGGTGTGGCCCGCCACGCTCTCTCCGGATGACCACGACGGCCTTAAATCGCTCGAAACGCGCTTCCTGGGCTTTATCGAAAAAGCGCTGCGCGAGGCCAAACAGCGCACCGACTGGATCGACAGCAACGAGAGCTATGAGAACGTGGTGATGGATTACGTCCGGCATCTCCTCTCGCCGGATAACACTGTGTTCCTGCATGATTTCAGTGAAACCCTGCAGCCGTTTATTCGCGCTGGCCTGATGAACAGCCTGAGCCAGACGGCGATCAAACTGACCGCACCAGGCGTACCCGATATCTACCAGGGCAGCGAAGCGCTTAACTTCAGCCTTGTCGACCCGGACAACCGACGCGAGCCGGACTTCGCGACGCTGGTACAGGATCTCAGCACCCTGGATGCAAGCGTATTTGACCATGAGCAGTGCTGGCAAGATGGCCGCGTGAAGCAGTATGTCACCGCCACGCTGCTGCGCCTCAGACCGCACTATTCAGCGCTGTTCCGCTACGGCGACTGGCTGCCGCTCAAGGTGACCGGCGAGCGCGAAGAGAACCTGATTGCCTATGCCCGCGTTAAGGACGGCGAGGCGCTGATTGTTGCCGTGCCGCGTCTGGTCTTTAACGTCACCGCAAATGAAAAACTGTGGACCAACACGACGGTAGCCCTGCCAGCCGAGCTGGCCGGAAAGCGTTACCGGGATCTGTTTACCGGCGAAAGCCGCCTTCTGCAAGACACTCTGGATTTGACATCAGAAACAGGATGTTTAGTGGTACTGCTTACCTGCGAATAA
- the glgX gene encoding glycogen debranching protein GlgX yields MPKDSKFEIRSGHGQQLGANYDGSGVNFALFSAHAERVELCLFDPSGKTEIARLEMPEYTHEVWHGYVPDLQPGALYGYRVYGPYDPENGHRFNPHKLLVDPYARELVGDIDWNDAHFGYELGHEEKDLSFDTRDSAPFTPKCKVVDPNAFDWQDNNRPDIPWPNTVVYESHVKGFTQLNPAIPPELRGTFEGMGHKASVDYIKSLGITSVELLPVHWFPDDQHLLDRGLKNFWGYNTLGFFAPASRYYGPAGIQGFRDMVRAYHDAGIEVILDVVYNHTAEGNELGPTLSFKGIDNFCYYRTLPDQHRYYINDTGTGNTVNTSHPRVLQMVMDSLRYWAESMHIDGFRFDLGTILGREPEGFDPRGGFFDAMSQDPVLSRLKLIGEPWDIGPGGYQVGGFPPGWGEWNDKYRDTVREYWKGDNVSTDFAARLLGSGDLYDLRGRRPWASVNFITAHDGFTLNDLVSFNEKHNADNGEENNDGHNDNRSCNYGEEGPTEDPNIIATRERQKRNFLTTLMFSHGTPMLLAGDEFGRTQKGNNNGYCQDSEISWIDWYGMSENDVALREFTQRLIALRATQPLLRRESWRDGLEIRWFNAGGGPQQSEQWDEGATLGVAISRPDLQQEEGIWHDILMLFNPFEGVVPFQIPQFGTGGWVLELSTAEDVTTGEVFTTAVDYELPGRSITLFRRP; encoded by the coding sequence ATGCCTAAGGACAGTAAGTTTGAAATTCGGTCTGGTCATGGCCAGCAACTGGGCGCTAATTATGATGGCAGTGGGGTGAACTTCGCGCTCTTCTCCGCCCATGCGGAGCGGGTGGAACTGTGCCTGTTCGATCCTTCCGGTAAAACGGAAATCGCCCGGCTGGAGATGCCGGAGTATACCCACGAAGTCTGGCATGGCTATGTGCCCGACCTGCAGCCGGGTGCGCTTTATGGCTATCGCGTTTACGGGCCTTACGATCCGGAGAATGGCCATCGCTTTAATCCGCACAAGCTGCTTGTCGATCCTTATGCCCGCGAACTGGTCGGGGACATCGACTGGAACGACGCCCATTTTGGCTACGAACTGGGTCACGAAGAGAAAGACCTGAGCTTTGATACCCGTGACAGTGCTCCGTTTACGCCAAAATGTAAGGTCGTCGATCCTAATGCCTTTGACTGGCAGGATAACAACCGGCCAGACATTCCGTGGCCCAATACCGTGGTCTATGAGAGCCACGTTAAGGGCTTTACGCAGCTAAACCCGGCGATTCCGCCCGAGCTGCGCGGCACCTTTGAGGGAATGGGGCATAAAGCCTCGGTTGATTACATTAAAAGTCTGGGCATCACCTCGGTGGAGCTGCTGCCGGTTCACTGGTTCCCGGACGATCAGCACCTGCTTGACCGGGGTCTGAAGAACTTCTGGGGGTATAACACGCTGGGCTTTTTTGCCCCGGCGTCGCGTTATTACGGCCCGGCGGGGATTCAGGGATTCCGGGATATGGTGCGCGCGTACCACGACGCGGGCATCGAAGTGATCCTCGATGTGGTCTATAACCACACCGCAGAGGGCAATGAGCTGGGGCCAACGCTGTCGTTCAAAGGCATCGACAACTTCTGCTATTACCGCACGTTACCGGATCAGCATCGCTATTACATTAACGACACCGGCACCGGAAATACGGTAAATACATCACATCCACGCGTGCTGCAGATGGTGATGGATTCCCTGCGCTACTGGGCGGAATCAATGCATATTGACGGTTTCCGCTTTGACCTCGGCACCATTCTGGGGCGTGAACCGGAAGGGTTTGATCCGCGCGGCGGCTTTTTTGATGCGATGTCGCAGGACCCCGTGTTATCCCGGCTGAAACTGATTGGCGAACCCTGGGATATCGGCCCGGGCGGCTATCAGGTGGGAGGCTTCCCGCCCGGCTGGGGCGAGTGGAACGATAAGTATCGCGATACCGTACGCGAATACTGGAAGGGGGATAATGTCTCGACCGATTTTGCCGCGCGGCTGCTCGGCTCCGGTGACCTGTACGATCTGCGCGGGCGTCGCCCGTGGGCGAGCGTCAACTTCATCACCGCCCATGATGGCTTCACGCTAAACGATCTGGTTTCGTTTAACGAGAAACATAACGCCGATAACGGGGAAGAGAACAACGACGGCCATAACGATAACCGCTCCTGTAATTATGGCGAGGAAGGACCAACCGAAGATCCGAACATTATCGCTACCCGCGAGCGGCAGAAACGCAATTTCCTTACCACGCTGATGTTTTCTCACGGCACGCCGATGCTGCTGGCGGGCGATGAGTTCGGGCGCACCCAGAAAGGCAACAATAACGGCTACTGCCAGGACAGCGAGATCTCATGGATTGACTGGTACGGCATGTCTGAAAACGACGTTGCGCTGCGCGAATTTACTCAACGGTTGATCGCGCTTCGGGCGACGCAACCCCTGCTGCGCCGCGAGAGCTGGCGCGACGGGCTGGAGATCCGCTGGTTCAACGCCGGCGGCGGGCCGCAGCAGTCAGAGCAGTGGGACGAAGGGGCCACTCTGGGGGTGGCGATCAGCCGGCCCGACCTTCAGCAGGAGGAGGGCATCTGGCACGATATCCTGATGCTCTTTAATCCTTTCGAGGGCGTCGTGCCGTTCCAGATCCCGCAGTTTGGTACAGGGGGTTGGGTCCTGGAATTATCAACGGCTGAAGACGTGACCACCGGGGAAGTCTTTACCACGGCCGTTGATTATGAATTGCCGGGACGCAGTATCACCCTGTTCAGACGTCCCTGA
- a CDS encoding winged helix DNA-binding protein codes for MTAKKSATSANSDDITDGRIVSSRHLVSERCAELSELEYALIMTSNAFNKWMVRCMTAAGEPDMGAFDVSLLHHVNHRDRKKKLADICFVLNVEDTHVVTYALKKLVKAGYVTSEKAGKELYFSTTEEGKALCMKYRDVREACLINIQAESGIAGASIGETAQLLRTISSLYDTAARAAASL; via the coding sequence ATGACCGCAAAAAAAAGTGCGACCTCCGCGAACAGCGATGACATTACCGATGGCCGTATCGTGTCATCCCGCCATCTGGTTTCTGAGCGCTGCGCGGAGCTCTCGGAGCTGGAATATGCGCTGATCATGACCAGCAACGCGTTTAACAAATGGATGGTGCGCTGCATGACCGCAGCCGGAGAGCCGGATATGGGGGCCTTTGACGTGTCGCTTCTGCATCACGTCAATCACCGTGACCGTAAAAAGAAGCTGGCCGATATCTGCTTCGTGCTGAACGTGGAAGATACCCATGTCGTGACCTATGCCCTGAAGAAGCTGGTCAAAGCGGGCTATGTCACCAGTGAGAAAGCCGGCAAAGAGCTTTATTTTTCGACGACAGAAGAAGGTAAGGCGCTGTGCATGAAGTATCGCGATGTGCGGGAAGCCTGCCTGATCAACATTCAGGCGGAAAGCGGTATTGCGGGGGCGTCTATCGGGGAGACCGCGCAGCTGCTGCGCACGATCTCCTCGTTGTATGACACCGCCGCCCGGGCGGCGGCATCACTGTGA
- a CDS encoding DUF969 domain-containing protein — translation MDGSTLLPLIGIPVVVIGFALRFNPLLVVVVAGLATGLLVDMDLGMLLETFGEKFVNSRSLATFILILPVIGLLEYYGLKERAQAWVAKIASATSARILMLYFVAREGTAALGLMSLGGHAQTVRPLLAPMAEGAALNEYGELPQHIRDKIKAHAAACDNIAVFFGEDIFIAFGAVLLIDAFLKENGIEGIEPLHIGLWAIPTAIAALIIHMTRLLRLDASIRRDVMAWRAEQGTQEIAP, via the coding sequence ATGGACGGTTCTACACTGTTGCCGCTTATCGGGATACCGGTGGTGGTTATTGGTTTTGCACTGCGCTTCAACCCGCTGCTGGTTGTCGTGGTTGCAGGGCTGGCGACGGGATTGCTGGTCGACATGGATCTCGGCATGCTGCTGGAGACCTTCGGCGAGAAGTTCGTTAACAGCCGTTCGCTCGCCACCTTCATTCTGATCCTGCCTGTGATTGGTCTTCTGGAGTACTACGGGCTGAAAGAGCGGGCCCAGGCCTGGGTCGCAAAAATTGCCAGCGCGACCTCGGCGCGTATTCTGATGCTCTACTTTGTGGCGCGTGAAGGTACGGCTGCCCTGGGGCTGATGTCCCTTGGCGGTCATGCACAGACCGTGCGTCCGCTGCTGGCACCCATGGCGGAAGGGGCTGCGCTTAATGAATACGGCGAGCTCCCGCAGCATATTCGCGACAAAATCAAAGCCCATGCCGCCGCATGCGACAATATTGCCGTCTTCTTTGGTGAAGATATCTTTATTGCTTTCGGGGCGGTGCTGCTGATTGACGCGTTCCTGAAAGAGAACGGCATTGAAGGGATCGAGCCGCTTCACATCGGCCTGTGGGCCATTCCCACCGCCATTGCGGCGCTGATCATTCATATGACGCGTCTGCTGCGCCTGGATGCCAGCATCCGTCGCGACGTCATGGCCTGGCGAGCAGAGCAGGGTACGCAGGAGATCGCACCATGA